A DNA window from Arachis duranensis cultivar V14167 chromosome 3, aradu.V14167.gnm2.J7QH, whole genome shotgun sequence contains the following coding sequences:
- the LOC107495627 gene encoding zinc finger protein ZAT1-like, which translates to MEKNNNITCKICNKCFSTGKAIGGHMRSHLVKLPIPPKPDPENQALDNSNKLTNHAIQAPSSMNFHPEKKPAQNLQSPKHSFLAFFSKVNIENRFLPYPKNPTRKRSKCRRQIIKAVEKRSEPKQESSTSETPRAKEAARSLILLSKDNWPASKEIKTQEMEGANQMFTKDNENGKDALLVQTPTQVTFRCLDKKTVECPSCSKMFKSKQALGGHKKVHLNNPKVANAHNKFVDKSLDLNFPAFRDDEDVGQINFPTMGNGK; encoded by the coding sequence ATggagaaaaataacaacataaccTGCAAAATCTGCAATAAGTGTTTCTCCACCGGAAAAGCCATAGGGGGCCACATGAGATCTCACTTGGTCAAATTGCCAATACCTCCCAAGCCTGACCCAGAGAATCAAGCACTTGACAACTCTAACAAGTTAACCAACCATGCAATTCAAGCTCCTTCCTCAATGAATTTCCATCCCGAAAAGAAACCTGCACAAAATCTTCAATCTCCGAAACACAGCTTCTTAGcctttttttcaaaagtaaACATAGAAAATAGATTTCTGCCATACCCTAAAAACCCAACCCGTAAAAGATCCAAATGTCGCCGACAAATTATTAAAGCAGTTGAGAAAAGATCTGAGCCAAAACAAGAGAGTTCAACATCTGAAACCCCTCGTGCAAAAGAAGCAGCTAGGTCCTTGATATTGCTTTCCAAAGATAATTGGCCAGCAAGCAAAGAGATCAAGACGCAAGAGATGGAGGGAGCCAACCAAATGTTTACAAAAGATAATGAAAATGGCAAAGATGCCTTACTTGTTCAGACTCCCACTCAAGTTACGTTCAGGTGTTTAGATAAAAAAACAGTCGAATGCCCATCGTGCTCCAAGATGTTCAAATCTAAACAAGCACTCGGCGGGCACAAAAAGGTACACTTAAACAACCCTAAGGTTGCTAATGCTCACAATAAATTTGTGGACAAGTCGCTAGACCTTAATTTTCCAGCTTTTAGAGATGATGAAGATGTTGGCCAAATCAATTTTCCAACCATGGGCAATGGAAAATAA